A region of Gammaproteobacteria bacterium DNA encodes the following proteins:
- a CDS encoding phospholipase A, whose translation MALLLCCGGSLLSGPRTAAATSFETCLLEALQQADNDVTVGELRARCQARLADTTDTIAPPTASPAASPVDTGAAPTALQQRLAAEIALTENPWVITPHKPNYLLPISYTSHVNRAPFTFSNESERLRNQEAKFQISFKFPLAYQLFDGRSNFYFAYTNLSYWQVYADDISSPFRETNHEPEFFLTHKVSWEVLGWKSTLLAAGYIHQSNGRQDPLSRSWDRLHASAVFERDHWAFGIKPWYIFPTDDDDDNPDIYKYMGYGELRLIYHNNGHVVTLMERNNLTSDSRGAVGLDYSFPLYGKLKGYLQYFYGYGDSLIDYDARTQRVGAGVAISDRF comes from the coding sequence GTGGCACTACTGCTCTGCTGCGGCGGGTCGTTGCTGTCCGGCCCGCGTACCGCCGCGGCCACGTCGTTCGAAACCTGCCTTCTGGAGGCGCTGCAGCAGGCGGACAACGACGTCACCGTCGGCGAACTGCGGGCGCGCTGCCAGGCGCGGCTGGCCGACACCACGGATACGATCGCACCGCCGACCGCCTCCCCGGCCGCCTCCCCAGTGGATACCGGGGCCGCCCCGACCGCGTTGCAGCAACGCCTGGCGGCCGAGATCGCGCTGACCGAGAACCCCTGGGTCATCACCCCGCACAAGCCCAACTATCTCCTGCCCATCAGCTACACCAGCCACGTGAACCGCGCACCGTTCACCTTCAGCAACGAGTCGGAGCGCCTGCGCAATCAGGAGGCCAAGTTCCAGATCAGCTTCAAGTTCCCCTTGGCCTACCAGCTGTTCGATGGCCGCAGCAACTTCTATTTTGCCTATACCAACCTATCCTACTGGCAGGTCTACGCCGATGACATCTCCTCGCCGTTCCGCGAAACGAATCACGAGCCGGAATTCTTCCTGACGCACAAAGTAAGCTGGGAAGTCCTGGGCTGGAAGAGCACGCTGCTGGCGGCGGGCTATATCCATCAGTCCAATGGCCGTCAGGATCCGCTGTCACGCAGCTGGGACCGCCTCCATGCCAGCGCCGTATTCGAGCGCGACCACTGGGCGTTCGGCATCAAGCCATGGTATATCTTTCCCACGGATGACGATGACGACAACCCGGACATCTATAAATACATGGGGTATGGAGAACTGCGCCTCATCTATCACAACAACGGTCATGTGGTCACGCTCATGGAGCGCAACAACCTGACCTCCGACAGCCGCGGCGCCGTCGGGCTCGATTACAGCTTCCCGCTGTATGGCAAGCTGAAAGGCTACCTGCAGTATTTCTACGGCTACGGCGACAGCCTGATCGATTACGACGCGCGTACCCAGCGCGTCGGCGCAGGTGTGGCGATCAGCGACCGGTTCTGA
- a CDS encoding HlyD family efflux transporter periplasmic adaptor subunit — MERQRKGIWIGLAALLAVVVAVLAWQRYGVHDEAAGLASGNGRIEAVEVNVATKIPGRVAAILVDEGDFVTAGQVVAQMDTEVLEAQLRQAQAQWQQARSAEATARSQLAQREAEKAAALAAVRQREAELDATDKRAQRSATLATRGAGSQQAADDDRGQALSASAAVSAARAQVAAADAAIATAESQLSGARSAIEAAQASVERIQADIADSALKAPRDGRVQYRVAQPGEVLAAGGRVLNLIDLSDVYMTFFLPTAQAGRLALGTEVRIILDAAPQYVIPARVSFVAAEAQFTPKTVETASEREKLMFRVKAQLPTELLKKHITQVKTGLPGMAYVRIDPTTEWPAQLQLTAAQ, encoded by the coding sequence ATGGAGCGACAGCGCAAAGGCATATGGATCGGGTTGGCGGCACTGCTGGCAGTCGTGGTGGCTGTACTCGCCTGGCAGCGCTACGGTGTCCACGATGAGGCGGCGGGACTCGCCAGCGGCAACGGCCGTATCGAGGCGGTCGAGGTCAATGTCGCCACCAAGATCCCCGGCCGGGTCGCCGCCATCCTGGTGGACGAGGGTGACTTCGTCACCGCCGGCCAGGTGGTGGCGCAGATGGATACCGAGGTGCTCGAGGCGCAGCTGCGGCAGGCCCAGGCCCAGTGGCAACAGGCCCGCAGCGCCGAGGCCACTGCACGCAGCCAGTTGGCGCAGCGCGAGGCGGAAAAGGCGGCCGCCCTGGCGGCGGTGCGGCAACGCGAGGCCGAGCTCGATGCGACCGACAAGCGTGCCCAGCGTTCAGCGACCCTGGCCACCCGCGGCGCGGGTTCACAGCAGGCGGCCGACGACGACCGCGGCCAGGCGCTGAGCGCCTCGGCCGCCGTCAGTGCGGCGCGTGCGCAGGTGGCCGCCGCCGATGCCGCCATCGCCACCGCCGAGTCCCAGCTGAGCGGCGCACGCTCGGCCATCGAGGCCGCTCAGGCCAGCGTCGAGCGCATCCAGGCCGATATCGCCGACAGTGCCCTCAAGGCGCCGCGCGACGGGCGCGTGCAATACCGCGTGGCGCAACCCGGCGAGGTACTCGCGGCCGGCGGACGCGTGCTCAATCTGATCGACCTCAGCGACGTGTATATGACCTTCTTCCTGCCGACGGCGCAGGCGGGGCGGCTCGCGCTGGGTACCGAGGTGCGGATCATACTGGATGCCGCGCCGCAGTACGTGATCCCGGCACGGGTCTCGTTCGTCGCCGCCGAGGCACAGTTCACGCCCAAGACCGTGGAGACGGCGAGCGAGCGCGAGAAGCTGATGTTCCGCGTCAAGGCGCAGCTGCCCACGGAACTTCTGAAGAAGCACATCACCCAGGTGAAGACCGGCCTGCCGGGTATGGCCTACGTCCGCATCGATCCGACCACCGAGTGGCCGGCGCAGCTGCAACTGACGGCGGCACAATGA